One Pochonia chlamydosporia 170 chromosome 5, whole genome shotgun sequence DNA segment encodes these proteins:
- a CDS encoding 1-aminocyclopropane-1-carboxylate deaminase (similar to Neurospora crassa OR74A XP_959200.2), which yields MANVILPEPFASIPRESFLFGPSPIQHLPRMSKELGGKVNIYAKREDCNSGLAYGGNKTRKLEYLASEALSQGCDTLVSIGGIQSNHTRQVSAIAAKLGLKAATVQEHWVDWQDAGYEKVGNIQLSRLMGADVHLDPSTFGIEHKTTLAKLTADIEAKGSKPYYIPAGASDHPLGGLGFARWAFEVEAQEKEMGVFFDTIIVCAVTGSTFAGMIAGFKLAQKLGSPPRRIIGVDASGKPQETFDQVLRISKFTAAKIGLSEGDITEKDIIMNNDYNAKIYGIPDETTIEAMKFGARTEAFITDPVYEGKSLAGLMGLVRSGEIASGNVLYAHLGGQLALNAYSELGL from the exons atggccaacgtAATCTTACCCGAACCATTCGCAAGCATCCCAAGAGAGTCATTCCTCTTCGGGCCATCGCCAATTCAACACTTGCCACGCATGTCCAAGGAACTCGGtggcaaagtcaacatttACGCAAAACGAGAAGACTGCAACTCTGGCCTGGCGTACGGCGGAAACAAGACACGTAAACTCGA ATATCTGGCCTCAGAGGCACTATCCCAAGGATGTGACACCCTCGTATCAATCGGCGGCATTCAATCCAACCACACACGCCAAGTATCAGCCATCGCCGCCAAGCTCGGCCTCAAAGCGGCCACCGTACAAGAACACTGGGTGGATTGGCAGGACGCAGGCTACGAGAAAGTCGGCAACATCCAGCTCTCGCGGCTCATGGGCGCAGACGTCCACCTCGACCCCTCAACCTTTGGCATCGAGCATAAGACCACGCTGGCCAAGCTAACCGccgacattgaagccaagggCAGCAAACCCTACTACATTCCTGCAGGGGCGTCAGACCATCCGCTAGGGGGCCTCGGTTTCGCGCGGTGGGCATTCGAGGTGGAAGCGCAGGAAAAGGAAATGGGCGTCTTCTtcgacaccatcatcgtctgtGCTGTGACGGGGTCGACTTTCGCTGGCATGATCGCCGGGTTCAAACTCGCGCAGAAGTTAGGTTCTCCGCCGCGCAGGATCATCGGCGTAGACGCGTCGGGCAAGCCACAGGAAACCTTCGACCAGGTTCTGCGAATTTCCAAGTTCACTGCTGCGAAGATTGGGCTATCTGAGGGGGACATCACAGAAAAGGATATCATTATGAACAATGACTACAATGCCAAGATTTACGGCATTCCCGACGAGACTACCATTGAGGCCATGAAGTTTGGGGCTCGCACTGAGGCTTTCATCACGGATCCGGTCTACGAGGGGAAGAGTCTAGCTGGCTTGATGGGACTTGTCAGGTCGGGCGAGATTGCGTCCGGGAATGTCCTGTACGCTCATCTAGGTGGACAGTTGGCCTTGAATGCGTACTCTGAGCTGGGCTTGTGA